From the Saccharomonospora marina XMU15 genome, the window GCCACCGCCTGTGCCAGCAGCGAAGCGGCGCCGCGATGCTGTCCCTGTACGACGACGAGGACCGCAAGCGCCGACAGTACTGTCACGATCAACGCGACGATCAGCCCGGCCTGGGCCCCGAGCCGCCAGGAGGCGCGACGCAGCAGCCTGCCGTCGGGATCGGCGGGCGCGGACCTGTCGCGGGGTCGGGTGGTCAAGTGCGGCTCCTGCCCAGTCGGTAGCCGCGCCCGTGCACGGTCGTGACCACCTCGGCGCCGAGCTTGCGGCGTAGGTAGTGCACGTAGGTGTCGACGACGGCCTCGCTGCGCGCCTCGGGGAAGGCCAGCGACAGCAGCTCGCGGCGGGAGAACACGCGGCCCGGACGGCCCGCGAGCGCGGCGAGCAGATCGCATTCGCGTTCGGACAACTCGGCCACCGGCAGCGTCGTCTCGGCACCCGGCGCGGGCACCACCTGCCTGGTCCGCAGATCCAGCCGCCACGCGCCGACGGGAAGCAGCCGCGCCGTGTCCAGGTGGCGCCTGCGCAGTGCCCGTAGCCGAGCAAGCAGTTCGTCGAGGTCGAACGGTTTGCCCAGGTAGTCCTCGGCGCCCGCGTCCAGGCCGCGCACCCGATCGGCGGGATTGGCCAGTGCGGACAAGACCAGCACCGGGGTGGTCACCGCGCTCGCGCGGAGCCTGCCGAGCAGGTCGAGACCCTCGATGGCGGGCAGTCGACGGTCGAGCACGGCGACGTCGTAGGTGCTGGTCAAGGCGAGATGAAGGGCCCGCTGCCCGTCGCGGGCGACATCCACCACGTAGCCTTCTTCGGCCAGCACCCCGCACAGCATCGCGACGAGCTCCGGGTCGTCCTCCACCAGCAGCAGTCGCGCAGGGCGAACGGCAGGTGCGTCCATCCACTCATCATGCCCACACCCGCGCGGACGGCTTCCGCCGCAGTGACGTGGCAGGTCGGATCAGCGCAGGATCTCCACCAGCAGTACCCACGCATTCAGCAGGGCGCCGACGAAGGCGACGACGATACCGGCAACCAGCCAGTACAAGCCCGACAGCGATGTGGTGAGCAGCCCCGCGCCCGCGACGATCGTGGTGCCGGACAGCGCGACGGCGGGCAGCGCTTCCGCGATCAACCACCAGGTCAGCGGCTGCTGCGGGGCACGCCGGCCAGGGTGGTTCAAGGCCGCCAGCAGCAGACCGGTCGTGGCCCCCACCGCCACCAGCTCGATTCCCAACGCGCGCTCCGACTGTCCTGGCACGAGTAGCACCAGCGCCACCACCAGCGGGGTGGCCAGCAGTACCAGCGTGTGCGCTGCCCGGGCGGGCAGCCGCCGCCCGGCGAGGATGCGCTCCAGGTTTATCGACAGCGCCACGAACAGCAGCCCGGCCAGTGCCGCGCCCGCACCCGCGACAGCGACCGCGAAATCCGCCCACCCCTCAGCGCGGTATGCGTCCATTCCGCCGATGCTGCCAACCCCACGCCAACCCCGCGAGTCCCCCGCTCCTGCCCGCGAGTTCTAAGTTCCTGCCCGCGAGTTCTGCGCTCCTGCCCGCGAGTTCTGCGCTTTCGTCCCTCCGAGCACCTCCAAACGCCCGTCAAGCGCGCCTGTCAACGCCGAGCGAGGTGCCGGACCCGGCAATACAGTCGGCTCCAAAGCCACGATGTCCGCCGTGTTCCCGGGAGGAGGGGCGGCCCGAATGCCGGAGCCAACCAGCGGCCGACAGCTTGTTCGTGATCAGCGCACCGAAGAGGATCGGCGCGTCGACAACCTGCGCGACACCACGGAGGGATTGACCTCCCTGGAGGCGCGGACGCGGCTGGACCATTACGGGCGCAACGCGCTCAAGGAGGAGGAGCGTAGCGTCTGGTCGGAGCTGCTTTCGCACTTCTGGGGTCCGATCCCGTGGATGATCGAGGCCGCGCTGCTGTTGACGGCGTTGACCGCACGGTGGGCTGATTTCGGGATCATCCTGGCGTTGTTGTTACTCAACGGTGGTGTGGGGTTCTGGGAGGAGCACCAGGCCCGTAGCGCCATCGCGGCACTGAAGCAGCGATTGGCCAGGCGGGCTGAGGTCAACCGCGACGGCGAGTGGAGGTGGCTCGCCGCCGAGGAGCTGGTTCCCGGGGACCTGGTGCGGATCCGCCGTGGTGAACTTGTGCCCGCCGATGGTCGGGTCGCCCAGGGGGAGTGCGAGGCTGATGAATCGGCGCTGACGGGTGAGTCACTGCCGGTGGGCAAGCGACCCGGCGAGGACATGTACTCGCCGGCGGTGGTCTCGCGAGGGGCGGTAGCGCTGCGGGTGCTGGCCACCGGCGAGCACACCCAGTTCGGCCGCGCGGCCGAATTGGCGGGCAGGCAAGCGCCGCGGAGCCACTTCCAGCGTGCCATCGTGCGAATCGGACGGTACCTGATCGCGCTGGCCGTCGCGCTCGTCGGGGTGATCGTCGTGGTCTCCCTGCTGCGCGGGACTGGTCTGGTGCACACGTTGGAGTTCGCGCTGGTAGTGACGATCGCGTCGATTCCGGTGGCGTTGCCCGCGGTGCTGTCGGTGACCATGGCGGTCGGGGCGCGCCACCTCGCCAAGCGTGATGCCGTGGTGAGCCATCTGCCCGCGGTGGAGGAGATGGCCGGGGTGGACGTGTTGTGCGCCGACAAGACCGGCACGATCACCCGCAAC encodes:
- a CDS encoding response regulator transcription factor; this translates as MDAPAVRPARLLLVEDDPELVAMLCGVLAEEGYVVDVARDGQRALHLALTSTYDVAVLDRRLPAIEGLDLLGRLRASAVTTPVLVLSALANPADRVRGLDAGAEDYLGKPFDLDELLARLRALRRRHLDTARLLPVGAWRLDLRTRQVVPAPGAETTLPVAELSERECDLLAALAGRPGRVFSRRELLSLAFPEARSEAVVDTYVHYLRRKLGAEVVTTVHGRGYRLGRSRT